A DNA window from Aureibaculum sp. 2308TA14-22 contains the following coding sequences:
- a CDS encoding SDR family NAD(P)-dependent oxidoreductase: MITHKLKVKNVLVTAGAQGIGEAISKHFIDSGANVAIHYFSSADSANALVDYAKSNGQQAIAISGDLTNETDANAVVEKTVDVFGSLDVLINNAGSLVARKMIGEMDTEFWHKVMDINLTSMMFVTRAASPYLAKKKNSSIVNLASLAGRKGGHPGSLAYATSKGAILTFTRALASELGPQGIRVNAVAPGLILGTSFHNTHTTKESANETTAGIPIRRAGNPADVARAVLYLASEYDGFINGATLDINGGVYNM; this comes from the coding sequence ATGATAACTCATAAACTAAAAGTTAAAAACGTATTAGTCACAGCTGGTGCACAAGGTATTGGCGAAGCCATTTCTAAACACTTTATTGATAGCGGAGCAAATGTTGCCATTCACTATTTTTCTAGTGCAGATTCAGCAAATGCATTAGTGGATTATGCAAAAAGTAATGGTCAACAAGCTATAGCTATAAGTGGTGATTTAACCAATGAAACAGATGCTAATGCAGTTGTAGAAAAAACAGTTGACGTATTTGGTAGTTTAGATGTGTTAATCAACAATGCAGGATCTTTAGTCGCACGTAAAATGATTGGTGAAATGGATACCGAATTTTGGCATAAAGTCATGGATATTAATTTAACTTCCATGATGTTTGTTACCAGAGCAGCCTCACCATATTTGGCAAAAAAAAAGAACAGCAGTATTGTTAATTTGGCATCATTGGCTGGTCGTAAAGGTGGTCATCCAGGATCATTAGCTTATGCAACAAGTAAAGGTGCAATTTTAACTTTTACAAGAGCATTAGCTTCAGAATTGGGACCACAAGGAATTCGGGTCAACGCCGTTGCTCCGGGTCTTATCCTTGGAACTTCATTTCACAATACTCATACAACAAAAGAATCCGCAAATGAAACAACTGCTGGTATTCCAATCCGGCGAGCAGGTAACCCAGCTGACGTAGCACGAGCGGTTTTATATCTAGCATCCGAGTATGACGGCTTCATTAATGGTGCTACACTGGATATCAATGGCGGTGTTTACAACATGTAG
- a CDS encoding Nramp family divalent metal transporter, giving the protein MDIILGFGPGIFAIGYTIGTGSVTSMIVAGSKFNMQLLWVLFLSCLFSGILMFVYGNYGLITGQTALYGFKKHLKYGKTLAILIIIGVTFGQWNSLMGILGISANIIYEILALNFEGLGAYEYETILIIAITVIVIFYLLLLVGKYTFFEKILVIFVTMMGLSFVLSLFFVQPLPLDVVKGLIPTVPDIPGGKMLVAAFVGTTMASATFLSRPLFVKGKGWTIKNLDQQKKDSITAAILIFMISGVIMAVAAGALYYQGKEVTQVLDMANTLEPVAGKWAVTIFFFGALSAGLSSIFPCLLIAPLLIADYQSGELDTNSKQFRIITFIACLVALIGPAFGANPIEVQILSQVFNVFVLPAVVLGIILIVNNKKVMKGHKTGFWINIGLFAALFFSLVISYNGIMALTEYF; this is encoded by the coding sequence ATGGACATAATATTAGGGTTTGGTCCTGGTATTTTTGCTATTGGATATACTATTGGAACAGGTAGTGTTACCTCTATGATTGTTGCAGGTAGTAAGTTTAATATGCAGTTATTATGGGTGCTTTTTTTAAGTTGTTTGTTTTCAGGAATATTGATGTTTGTATACGGAAATTACGGATTAATAACTGGCCAAACTGCACTTTATGGATTTAAAAAACATTTAAAATATGGTAAAACATTAGCAATATTAATTATAATAGGAGTCACATTTGGACAATGGAATTCTTTAATGGGAATCTTAGGTATTTCAGCTAACATTATCTACGAGATTTTAGCATTGAATTTTGAAGGTTTGGGAGCTTATGAATATGAAACGATACTAATAATTGCCATTACGGTAATTGTAATATTTTATCTACTATTGTTGGTAGGAAAGTACACCTTTTTCGAAAAGATTCTCGTTATTTTTGTAACCATGATGGGGCTCTCGTTTGTGCTATCATTGTTTTTTGTGCAACCCTTGCCGTTAGATGTTGTTAAAGGATTAATACCTACTGTTCCAGATATTCCAGGTGGTAAAATGTTGGTAGCCGCCTTTGTAGGTACTACTATGGCTTCCGCTACATTTTTGTCTAGACCATTATTTGTGAAAGGAAAAGGATGGACCATTAAAAATTTGGATCAGCAAAAAAAGGATTCTATTACAGCTGCCATTTTAATTTTTATGATTAGTGGTGTAATTATGGCAGTTGCTGCTGGAGCGTTGTATTATCAAGGAAAAGAGGTAACACAAGTCTTAGACATGGCAAATACATTGGAGCCAGTTGCAGGTAAATGGGCAGTGACAATATTCTTTTTTGGTGCTTTGAGTGCTGGTTTATCTTCTATTTTTCCGTGTTTATTAATTGCTCCTTTATTAATTGCTGATTATCAATCTGGTGAATTAGATACAAACTCAAAGCAATTCAGAATTATTACGTTTATAGCCTGTTTAGTCGCTTTAATTGGTCCAGCTTTTGGAGCTAATCCAATTGAAGTTCAAATATTATCACAAGTATTTAATGTATTTGTTTTACCAGCTGTAGTCTTAGGTATTATTTTAATTGTGAATAACAAAAAGGTTATGAAAGGTCATAAAACTGGATTTTGGATAAATATAGGCTTGTTTGCTGCATTGTTCTTTTCACTAGTAATTTCGTATAACGGAATAATGGCATTAACAGAGTATTTTTAA
- a CDS encoding polysaccharide lyase family 7 protein, with translation MKKKITISSLIILSAFFILNSCKNTDKKVEDIIEEKEETLYASNVIPFFDHWKLILGDGANVGIANSFEHEDYFYTATDSLGDWVVFKTPNGGNTHGTSNNTRTELAQIKKWYPKAANDKLSATLKVMNVSATGDARVAASHSVVVGQIHSADGHENEPLKIFYKKFPGHTKGSVFWHYEINTRGDDNSGRWDFSTAVWGHDFSVVGDSANTYPEEPKDGIALGEEFSYEVEVKDGIMHLTFTSEGHETKTFTKNLIESEYATKADIPEQIQKLFFPIGQDGVERKEAYASEGCFFKLGAYNQTNGKSPEENRNWCSGAETHGGDVKKQYADGNYAEVWFKSGSIKVSENTVSNEGYFSKNDKAK, from the coding sequence ATGAAAAAAAAAATCACAATATCATCACTTATTATTCTAAGTGCTTTTTTTATTTTGAATAGTTGTAAAAACACAGATAAGAAAGTAGAAGATATAATCGAAGAAAAAGAGGAAACATTATATGCAAGTAATGTGATTCCGTTTTTTGATCATTGGAAATTAATTTTAGGAGATGGAGCTAATGTCGGCATCGCTAATTCATTTGAACATGAAGATTACTTTTACACAGCAACAGACAGCCTAGGAGATTGGGTCGTGTTTAAAACACCAAATGGTGGAAACACACATGGGACATCTAATAATACCAGAACAGAATTAGCACAAATCAAAAAATGGTATCCTAAGGCTGCTAACGATAAATTATCAGCAACATTAAAAGTAATGAATGTCTCTGCAACTGGTGATGCTCGCGTTGCAGCTTCGCATTCAGTAGTAGTAGGTCAAATCCATAGTGCAGATGGACATGAAAACGAACCATTAAAGATATTCTACAAAAAGTTTCCTGGTCATACTAAAGGCTCAGTGTTTTGGCATTATGAAATCAATACAAGAGGTGATGATAATTCAGGACGATGGGATTTTTCAACAGCCGTTTGGGGACACGATTTTTCAGTAGTTGGAGATTCAGCAAATACCTATCCCGAAGAACCAAAAGATGGAATTGCTTTGGGTGAGGAATTTAGTTATGAAGTTGAAGTAAAAGATGGCATCATGCACTTAACATTTACTAGTGAAGGACACGAAACCAAAACCTTTACCAAAAACTTAATCGAATCGGAATACGCAACAAAAGCAGATATCCCAGAACAAATTCAGAAATTATTTTTTCCAATTGGTCAAGATGGTGTGGAACGAAAAGAGGCTTATGCGAGCGAAGGTTGTTTTTTTAAACTTGGTGCTTATAATCAAACGAATGGTAAATCACCTGAAGAAAATAGAAACTGGTGTTCTGGTGCAGAGACTCATGGAGGTGATGTTAAAAAACAATATGCAGATGGCAACTATGCTGAGGTTTGGTTTAAGTCAGGAAGCATTAAAGTTAGCGAAAATACGGTGTCTAACGAAGGTTATTTCAGTAAAAACGATAAAGCAAAATAA
- a CDS encoding chondroitinase-B domain-containing protein produces MSKSLLSFCIIICLCCMSVYGQLVETSSQLNTAISNASAGTTIILANQTWTDVQININKTGTASNPITIKAETPGSVFFEGRSNISLGGSYIIFEGVVFQNASGLITDGDKIEPIIEFRDTSNNDCVNCLVRNIKIDSYNGTASQETLKFKWIIIYGEYNEVSYSSFIGKNGVGSIINDNHNNSTPDYSKIHHNYFADRVPVGNDINGLNDQDAIRIGVSTTSLSDSFTEVYDNFFYNWSGEVEIISNKCGSNKYYNNTFRDYQGTLTLRHGNNTEVYGNYFFANNNSFSGGIRVIGEDHKIYNNYIEGVNHRKPNGNSSGATGGINVSNGKLNSELNEYYQVKNVQIVNNTLVNCDLAIRVGTKVKSDLTLAPENLVIANNIMLNSSDSALEETTAPTLISIYEGNITQNGDWDLIDGVNSNQTVTSGLLSSGSNFYRLATGSAAINSGLGSYSFLTVDILGGLRPSDFDAGAEEFNSVGTNLPYSQADVGVKIGFGAYQTLSLVEFNLDEELKIFPNPVEGNYLTLSKKNENIGSIKVLDLLGRTVQQNYIASPTGKIDVTNLSKGMYILKVNNGFKRILIQ; encoded by the coding sequence ATGAGTAAATCTTTACTTTCTTTTTGTATCATTATTTGTTTATGCTGTATGTCGGTTTACGGTCAACTTGTTGAAACAAGTTCTCAATTAAACACAGCTATATCCAATGCCTCAGCTGGTACAACCATCATATTGGCAAACCAAACATGGACCGATGTTCAAATTAATATCAATAAAACTGGAACGGCATCAAACCCGATAACGATTAAGGCAGAAACTCCTGGAAGTGTATTTTTTGAAGGTCGATCAAATATTAGTTTGGGAGGTTCTTACATTATTTTTGAAGGCGTTGTTTTTCAAAATGCATCTGGTCTTATAACCGATGGTGACAAAATTGAACCCATTATTGAGTTTAGGGATACGAGTAATAATGACTGCGTAAATTGCCTCGTTAGAAATATCAAGATTGATTCATATAATGGTACTGCAAGTCAAGAAACACTTAAATTTAAATGGATTATTATTTATGGGGAATATAACGAAGTAAGTTATTCTTCCTTCATTGGAAAAAATGGCGTTGGCAGTATTATTAATGATAATCATAATAACTCAACTCCCGATTATTCTAAAATTCATCATAACTATTTTGCCGATAGAGTTCCTGTAGGTAATGATATTAATGGATTAAATGATCAAGATGCTATACGAATTGGGGTGAGTACAACTTCCCTTTCAGATTCATTTACAGAAGTCTATGATAATTTTTTCTATAATTGGTCAGGTGAAGTAGAAATCATTTCAAACAAATGCGGTAGTAATAAATATTATAACAACACTTTTAGAGATTATCAAGGAACCCTAACTTTAAGGCATGGTAATAATACTGAAGTTTATGGTAACTATTTTTTTGCCAATAATAATTCATTCTCAGGTGGAATTCGAGTTATAGGTGAAGATCATAAAATATATAACAACTATATTGAAGGTGTTAATCATAGAAAACCAAATGGTAATAGCTCTGGTGCTACAGGAGGTATAAATGTTAGTAATGGAAAACTGAATTCAGAATTAAATGAGTATTACCAAGTTAAAAACGTACAAATAGTAAATAATACACTAGTTAACTGTGACTTGGCAATAAGAGTAGGAACTAAGGTTAAAAGCGATTTAACATTAGCTCCAGAAAACTTAGTGATTGCAAATAATATAATGCTAAATTCTAGCGATTCTGCTTTAGAAGAAACTACAGCACCTACCTTAATTTCAATTTATGAAGGAAACATAACTCAGAACGGAGATTGGGATTTAATAGATGGAGTGAATTCTAACCAAACTGTTACTTCTGGGCTACTATCTAGTGGAAGTAATTTTTATAGGTTAGCAACAGGAAGTGCTGCCATAAATTCTGGACTGGGGTCATACTCATTTTTAACAGTAGACATCCTTGGTGGCTTAAGACCATCAGACTTTGATGCTGGTGCAGAAGAGTTTAATTCAGTAGGTACAAACCTGCCTTATTCGCAAGCTGATGTAGGTGTAAAAATTGGTTTTGGTGCATATCAAACCTTGAGTCTAGTTGAATTTAATCTAGACGAAGAATTGAAAATATTTCCCAATCCAGTAGAAGGTAACTATTTGACCTTATCAAAAAAAAATGAAAATATAGGATCCATTAAAGTTCTTGATTTACTCGGACGAACTGTACAGCAAAATTATATCGCTTCACCTACCGGAAAAATAGATGTAACGAACCTTTCTAAGGGCATGTATATATTAAAAGTTAATAATGGATTTAAAAGAATACTAATACAGTAA
- a CDS encoding cupin domain-containing protein → MKQRFSEKYIITKDMQWEELGGGVSRKFLGYDNQIMMVKVKFEKGALGAPHQHFHTQATYCVSGKFEFEIDGVKQIVEAGDGVYIEPNLLHSAVCLEEGMLIDTFSPVREDFLSGDGVSYFGDKS, encoded by the coding sequence ATGAAACAACGATTTAGTGAAAAGTATATCATTACAAAAGACATGCAATGGGAAGAACTTGGTGGTGGAGTATCAAGAAAATTCTTAGGTTACGATAACCAAATCATGATGGTAAAAGTAAAATTTGAAAAAGGAGCATTAGGTGCTCCACATCAACATTTTCACACACAAGCTACCTATTGTGTTTCTGGTAAATTTGAATTTGAAATTGATGGAGTAAAACAAATTGTAGAAGCAGGAGATGGAGTATATATCGAACCTAATTTATTGCATAGTGCAGTTTGCTTAGAAGAAGGGATGCTAATTGACACCTTTAGTCCAGTAAGAGAAGATTTCTTAAGTGGTGATGGAGTATCTTATTTTGGAGATAAGTCATAG
- a CDS encoding alginate lyase family protein yields the protein MKTSKCIKPRFLILFLVLILFSCKKDVSNKTNANEKTNANSESQHPSLILTSEGVKDIRAQLGSIPIFDNTLKAVQEEIDAEIALGIEVPIPKDYSGGYTHVRHKRNWFVLQKAGLLYQILDDEKYAKYVKDMLMQYEELYKTLPLHPKTRSYARGKLFWQCLNDSNWLVYVSQAYDCIYNYLSEEERNKLETNLFRPFADHISVDSPQFYQRVHNHSTWGNAAVGMIGLVMDDQELIDRALYGIKDLKLDSKAKDDDGGFLNKDGKAGFLANIEEPFSPDGYYNEGPYYQRYAMYPFLIFAEGLHNVKPELKIFEYKDGVLLKSINALLNLSDADGDFFPLNDGQKGMSYYNNALVTAVDISYHYGEQDPGLLSIAKEQNQVLLDDSGLAVALGIKNGKAKPFDKKSINLSDGPDGTQGGVGILRNEELELVFKYAAQGSSHGHYDKLSYSLYENGEEVIQDYGLARFVNIEQKGGGNYLKENKTWAKQTIAHNTVTQNEISHFNGKYEIGSQYHSVLHYFSSENESVQVVSAKEENAYPGTEMLRTMAIIKDDEFEKPFMLDIMKVISEKSNQYDLPFYYFGQVLQTNFEYTTPQILKPLGTKNGYQHLFVEGIAKADNNSSKFSWLNNNKFYTLTTLTTTEDAMFFTRIGANDPEFNLRRDPAMLLRRKNSQNTTFVSIIESHGSYSPVSESAVNSKSSIKEIRVILDTVDYTAIAITTISDNTKIFITANTNASKEAKHNLNINNKNYEWSGSYYFK from the coding sequence ATGAAAACATCAAAATGTATAAAACCAAGGTTTTTAATTCTTTTTTTAGTCTTAATTCTTTTTTCTTGTAAAAAAGATGTTTCTAATAAAACGAATGCAAATGAAAAAACAAATGCAAATTCTGAGTCTCAGCATCCAAGTTTAATCCTTACTTCTGAAGGTGTAAAAGATATTAGAGCACAATTGGGTAGTATTCCAATTTTTGATAACACACTGAAAGCAGTTCAAGAAGAAATTGATGCCGAAATTGCTTTAGGAATAGAGGTGCCTATTCCTAAAGATTATTCTGGAGGTTACACGCATGTAAGACACAAACGTAATTGGTTTGTACTACAAAAAGCAGGTCTTTTATATCAAATTTTGGACGATGAAAAATATGCAAAGTATGTAAAAGATATGCTGATGCAATATGAGGAACTTTATAAAACCTTGCCATTACACCCAAAAACAAGATCATATGCAAGAGGGAAATTATTCTGGCAATGTTTAAACGATTCTAATTGGTTAGTTTATGTGAGCCAAGCTTACGATTGTATCTATAATTATTTATCTGAAGAAGAGCGTAACAAACTTGAAACTAATCTATTCAGACCTTTCGCAGACCATATTTCAGTAGATAGTCCACAATTTTATCAGAGAGTCCATAATCATAGTACTTGGGGTAATGCAGCAGTTGGTATGATTGGTTTGGTAATGGATGACCAAGAATTAATAGATCGTGCTTTGTATGGTATAAAGGACTTAAAATTGGATTCAAAGGCTAAAGATGATGATGGTGGATTTTTAAATAAAGATGGAAAAGCGGGTTTTTTAGCGAATATAGAAGAGCCTTTTTCGCCAGATGGTTATTACAATGAAGGACCCTATTATCAGCGTTATGCAATGTATCCTTTTTTAATTTTTGCTGAAGGATTACATAACGTAAAACCAGAATTAAAGATTTTTGAATATAAAGATGGTGTACTTTTAAAATCAATAAATGCACTACTTAATTTATCTGATGCAGACGGCGATTTTTTTCCACTCAACGATGGTCAAAAAGGAATGTCATATTATAATAATGCTTTAGTTACTGCCGTAGATATTTCTTATCATTATGGTGAACAAGATCCAGGATTATTATCTATTGCAAAAGAACAAAATCAGGTTTTATTAGATGATTCTGGTTTGGCAGTTGCATTGGGTATAAAAAATGGGAAAGCCAAACCATTTGATAAAAAATCAATTAATTTGTCTGATGGACCAGATGGAACACAAGGTGGAGTTGGTATATTAAGAAACGAAGAGCTAGAACTTGTTTTTAAATACGCTGCTCAAGGGTCTAGTCATGGTCATTATGATAAGTTATCGTACTCATTATATGAAAATGGAGAAGAAGTAATTCAAGATTATGGGTTGGCACGTTTTGTAAATATTGAACAAAAAGGTGGTGGAAATTACTTAAAGGAAAATAAAACATGGGCAAAACAAACTATCGCTCATAATACAGTAACACAAAATGAAATCTCTCATTTTAATGGAAAGTATGAAATCGGGAGTCAATATCATTCCGTTTTACATTATTTTTCATCAGAAAATGAAAGTGTGCAAGTTGTGAGTGCAAAAGAAGAGAATGCATACCCTGGAACCGAAATGCTTCGCACTATGGCAATCATTAAAGATGATGAATTTGAAAAGCCTTTTATGTTGGATATTATGAAGGTAATTTCAGAAAAATCGAATCAATATGACTTGCCGTTTTACTATTTCGGACAGGTGTTACAAACCAATTTTGAATATACAACACCTCAAATATTAAAACCATTAGGAACCAAAAATGGTTACCAACATTTATTTGTGGAAGGTATTGCTAAAGCTGATAACAACAGTTCAAAGTTCTCTTGGTTAAATAATAACAAGTTTTACACTTTAACAACTTTAACTACTACTGAAGATGCAATGTTTTTTACAAGAATCGGAGCAAATGACCCAGAATTTAATTTAAGAAGAGATCCTGCTATGCTATTAAGAAGAAAAAATTCACAAAATACAACTTTTGTTTCAATTATTGAATCTCATGGTAGTTATAGTCCGGTTTCAGAATCTGCTGTAAATTCAAAAAGTAGTATTAAAGAAATTCGAGTAATTTTAGATACAGTAGATTACACAGCAATTGCAATAACAACTATAAGTGATAACACCAAGATATTTATAACAGCAAATACTAATGCTTCAAAAGAAGCAAAACATAACTTAAACATTAACAATAAGAATTATGAGTGGTCAGGTTCTTATTATTTTAAATAA